In the genome of Pseudomonas sp. P5_109, one region contains:
- a CDS encoding MDR family oxidoreductase, which yields MFKGILIDKDDSGYRATLQEIEDDQLPEGDVTVRVAYSTLNFKDGLAITGSSPVVRKFPMVPGIDLAGVVEASGHPDYTVGDAVLLNGWGVGEGHWGGLAQKARLNGDWLIPLPKAFTAAQSMAIGTAGYTAMLCILALEHNGVTPGQGEILVTGANGGVGSFAIALLSKLGYRVVASTGRTSEHDYLKQLGAGEIIDRATLSEPGKPLAKERWAAVIDSVGSHTLANACASTKANGTVAACGLAQGMDFPASVAPFILRGVTLAGINSVTQPKAKRVQAWNRLTTDLDFNLLPLISHEIGLSEAIDAAPRLLAGQLRGRVVVDVNR from the coding sequence ATGTTCAAAGGTATTTTGATCGACAAAGACGACAGCGGTTATCGGGCCACACTGCAAGAGATCGAGGACGATCAGTTACCCGAGGGCGATGTCACGGTGCGTGTTGCCTACAGCACGCTGAACTTCAAGGATGGCCTGGCGATCACCGGCAGCAGCCCGGTGGTGCGCAAATTTCCGATGGTGCCGGGCATCGACCTGGCCGGGGTCGTCGAGGCCAGCGGGCATCCGGACTACACGGTCGGTGACGCCGTCCTGCTCAATGGCTGGGGCGTGGGCGAAGGGCATTGGGGAGGATTGGCCCAGAAGGCTCGCCTCAATGGCGACTGGCTGATTCCACTGCCCAAGGCTTTTACCGCGGCCCAGTCGATGGCCATCGGTACGGCGGGTTATACGGCCATGCTGTGCATCCTGGCCCTTGAGCACAATGGCGTGACGCCCGGGCAGGGCGAAATCCTGGTCACCGGCGCCAACGGTGGCGTCGGCAGTTTCGCCATCGCGTTGCTCAGCAAGCTCGGCTACCGGGTGGTTGCCTCCACCGGCCGGACCTCGGAGCACGATTACCTGAAGCAGCTGGGGGCTGGCGAAATCATCGATCGCGCCACCTTGTCCGAGCCAGGCAAGCCGTTGGCCAAGGAACGCTGGGCGGCCGTCATCGATTCGGTCGGCAGCCACACCCTGGCCAATGCGTGCGCCAGCACCAAGGCCAACGGCACCGTCGCGGCCTGCGGTCTGGCCCAGGGCATGGACTTTCCGGCTTCCGTTGCGCCGTTCATCTTGCGCGGCGTGACCCTGGCCGGCATCAACAGCGTGACCCAACCCAAAGCCAAGCGGGTGCAAGCCTGGAATCGCCTGACCACGGACCTGGACTTCAATCTGTTGCCGCTGATCAGCCATGAAATCGGCTTGAGCGAAGCCATCGATGCCGCGCCGCGCTTGCTGGCCGGGCAATTGCGCGGGCGCGTGGTGGTGGATGTGAATCGCTGA